A section of the Cololabis saira isolate AMF1-May2022 chromosome 16, fColSai1.1, whole genome shotgun sequence genome encodes:
- the LOC133462904 gene encoding 4-galactosyl-N-acetylglucosaminide 3-alpha-L-fucosyltransferase 9-like, giving the protein MSVTANHKTLRPLLVTTIILGVFVAAFLMYIKPSTSMIYELAKSKVSTVQVIQPNSTVVLVWLWPFGKTFDLSVCSSHFKIEGCVITADRSLYSKSHGVIIHHHDISANLSNLPRTQRPPFQKWIWMNMESPTHSPKHPGIGNLFNLTLNYRRDADIALPYGSIIAAETKNFVPPTKDKLICWFVSNWNQDHERVKYYDELKNHVEIHAYGNAFGSHISDEDYFSTMGSCKFYLAFENSIHKDYMTEKLYNPLSVGTVPVVLGPPRKNYENFVPGNAFIHVDDFSSPKELAEYLLLLDQNMAIYLQYFEWRRHFEARKTYFWAELTCRACDYLKRQKVYQAFNSLDNWYWGQ; this is encoded by the coding sequence ATGTCAGTGACAGCTAATCACAAAACCCTGCGACCCCTTCTGGTTACCACCATTATTCTAGGAGTTTTTGTAGCTGCATTTTTAATGTATATTAAACCATCCACAAGTATGATCTATGAGTTGGCCAAATCAAAGGTTTCTACAGTCCAAGTCATCCAGCCAAATTCAACCGTAGTGCTTGTTTGGCTTTGGCCCTTCGGGAAAACCTTTGATCTCAGTGTCTGCAGCTCTCACTTCAAGATCGAAGGTTGTGTCATCACAGCGGACAGAAGCCTCTACAGTAAATCTCATGGGGTCATTATTCATCACCACGATATCTCTGCAAACCTGTCCAACCTGCCACGGACCCAGCGACCACCATTCCAGAAGTGGATATGGATGAACATGGAGTCACCGACGCATTCGCCCAAGCATCCTGGAATCGGGAACTTGTTCAACCTGACTCTCAATTACCGTCGGGATGCTGATATTGCGTTGCCTTATGGGTCCATCATAGCAGCAGAGACCAAGAATTTTGTACCACCGACAAAAGACAAGCTCATCTGCTGGTTTGTGAgcaactggaaccaggaccacGAGCGGGTGAAATATTATGATGAACTTAAGAATCACGTTGAGATTCATGCATATGGAAACGCCTTTGGGAGTCACATATCTGACGAAGATTACTTTTCCACCATGGGCAGCTGCAAGTTCTACTTAGCTTTCGAGAACTCAATCCACAAGGACTACATGACTGAGAAACTGTACAACCCGCTGTCCGTGGGCACAGTCCCGGTGGTTCTCGGCCCACCGAGGAAAAATTACGAAAACTTTGTTCCAGGAAACGCTTTCATTCACGTGGACGACTTTTCTTCACCCAAAGAGCTGGCCGAGTACCTGCTGCTCCTGGACCAGAACATGGCAATATACCTCCAGTACTTTGAGTGGCGACGGCACTTTGAAGCAAGGAAAACCTATTTCTGGGCGGAGCTCACATGCCGGGCTTGTGATTACCTAAAAAGGCAAAAAGTGTACCAGGCATTCAATAGTCTAGACAACTGGTACTGGGGCCAATAG
- the LOC133462905 gene encoding 4-galactosyl-N-acetylglucosaminide 3-alpha-L-fucosyltransferase 9-like, whose amino-acid sequence MSSTSFDKILRPILAAIFFLGFSFTAFFMYFKPTTSWLYDIVESTTSTVEENKPFFTKSATNVTIVLLWFWPFGQIFDLNVCSSLYKIEGCFLTADRNFYNQSDGVVMHHREISSDLSNLPHLQRPHFQKWIWMNMESPSHSSMIPGMDNLFNLTLNYRRDADIEVPYGSLIARETEENFVPPTKDKVVCWIVSNWDVSHLRSKYYFQLQRHIAVRVYGNAFNKHLPDEDYVSTLASCKFYLAFENSIHKDYMTEKLYNPLSVGTVPVVLGPPRKNYENFLPGGAFIHIDDFSSAKELAEYLLLLDKNNEMYLRYFKWQRYFKVKSVYFWAEHTCKACDYLKRQKAYQAFNNLNRWYWG is encoded by the coding sequence ATGTCATCAACATCTTTTGACAAGATCCTGCGACCCATTTTGGCCGCTATTTTTTTTCTGGGATTTTCTTTCActgccttttttatgtattttaagcCAACCACTAGCTGGTTATATGACATTGTAGAGTCAACAACATCCACAGTTGAAGAAAACAAGCCCTTCTTCACTAAAAGTGCTACAAATGTTACCATAGTGCTACTCTGGTTTTGGCCCTTTGGACAAATCTTTGACCTGAACGTCTGCAGCTCACTCTACAAAATTGAAGGATGCTTCCTCACAGCAGACAGAAACTTTTATAATCAGTCGGATGGGGTTGTCATGCATCACAGAGAGATCTCCAGTGACCTTTCCAACCTGCCGCATCTCCAGCGACCACATTTCCAAAAGTGGATATGGATGAACATGGAGTCGCCGTCACATTCGTCCATGATCCCTGGAATGGATAACTTGTTCAATCTGACTCTCAATTATCGCCGCGACGCTGACATTGAAGTTCCTTATGGATCCCTAATAGCAAGAGAGACTGAAGAGAACTTTGTTCCACCTACAAAGGACAAGGTGGTTTGCTGGATTGTTAGCAACTGGGACGTGAGCCATTTGCGGTCAAAATATTATTTCCAACTTCAAAGGCACATTGCTGTTCGTGTATATGGGAATGCCTTCAATAAGCATCTTCCTGATGAGGATTATGTTTCTACTCTGGCCAGCTGTAAGTTCTACTTGGCTTTCGAGAACTCGATCCACAAGGACTACATGACTGAGAAACTGTACAACCCGCTCTCTGTGGGCACAGTTCCGGTGGTTCTCGGCCCACCGAGGAAGAACTATGAGAACTTTCTTCCAGGAGGTGCTTTCATCCACATTGATGACTTTTCTTCAGCCAAGGAGCTGGCTGAGTACCTGCTGCTCCTGGACAAGAATAATGAAATGTACCTCAGGTACTTTAAGTGGCAGCGGTACTTTAAAGTCAAGTCAGTCTATTTCTGGGCGGAGCACACATGCAAGGCTTGTGATTATCTAAAACGACAAAAGGCGTACCAGGCATTCAATAATCTTAACAGGTGGTACTGGGGCTAA
- the LOC133462381 gene encoding 4-galactosyl-N-acetylglucosaminide 3-alpha-L-fucosyltransferase 9-like, translating into MAPPVFVQHMLRCIFVVAFFALIFYMYFKPSFNWSESLLPSIAFTDKVNEAFVTGSVKNVTVLVWLWPFGKRSNLANCSALLNIEGCFITADRNLYNQSDGILIHHRDISGDLSNLPKQQRPHFQKWVWFNMESPTHSWKNPRLTNLFNLTANYRRDADVKTPYGFLLAEKAKEDFVPPSKDKLVCWIVSNWNPNHNRVKYYNELKKHVEVHVYGNAFKGRISGADYLPTLASCKFYLSFENSIHKDYITEKLYNPLSVGTVPVVLGPPRENYENFIPQDAFIHVDDFPSPKELADYLQQLDKNMSMYHRYFDWRRHFKVKGTRFLSDHACLACDYIRRHTQYQTIDVDQWFWG; encoded by the coding sequence ATGGCACCTCCAGTTTTTGTCCAACACATGTTACGCTGTATTTTTGTCGTGGCATTTTTTGCCCTTATCTTTTATATGTACTTCAAGCCATCCTTCAACTGGTCAGAAAGCTTGTTACCATCAATAGCTTTCACAGATAAGGTCAATGAAGCCTTTGTCACTGGGAGTGTTAAAAATGTAACGGTGCTGGTCTGGCTTTGGCCCTTTGGAAAACGCTCTAACCTGGCTAACTGCAGCGCTCTCTTAAACATCGAGGGCTGTTTCATCACAGCGGACAGAAACCTCTACAATCAGTCGGATGGGATCCTCATCCATCACAGAGATATCTCCGGAGACCTATCAAACCTGCCGAAACAACAGCGACCACATTTCCAGAAGTGGGTATGGTTTAACATGGAGTCTCCAACGCATTCATGGAAAAATCCTAGGCTGACAAATTTGTTCAACCTGACTGCCAATTATCGCCGGGATGCTGACGTTAAAACACCTTATGGCTTTCTCCTAGCAGAAAAGGCTAAGGAGGATTTTGTACCACCGAGCAAAGACAAGCTGGTCTGCTGGATTGTGAGCAACTGGAACCCAAACCATAATAGGGTGAAATACTATAATGAACTTAAAAAGCATGTTGAAGTTCATGTATATGGAAATGCTTTCAAAGGGCGCATTTCTGGTGCAGACTACTTACCCACCTTGGCCAGCTGTAAATTTTATTTGTCCTTCGAGAACTCGATCCACAAGGATTATATCACTGAGAAACTTTACAACCCGCTCTCTGTGGGCACAGTGCCGGTGGTTCTCGGCCCACCGAGGGAAAACTATGAGAATTTCATTCCACAAGATGCTTTTATCCATGTGGATGACTTTCCTTCACCCAAAGAGCTAGCTGAttacctgcagcagctggacaAGAACATGTCTATGTACCACAGGTACTTTGATTGGCGACGGCACTTTAAAGTAAAGGGGACTCGTTTCTTGAGCGATCATGCATGCCTGGCCTGTGATTACATACGAAGACACACACAGTACCAGACAATTGACGTTGACCAATGGTTCTGGGGTTAA